In one window of Flavobacterium ginsengisoli DNA:
- a CDS encoding DUF1573 domain-containing protein yields the protein MKKIILFAMLAVAGITATNAQTTKKAKAEKVAKVEGAGMLFETETIDYGTIAHNADGKREFVFVNNGTKPLIITNTQGSCGCTVPTTPKEPIAPGAKGVIGVKYATDRVGAFTKTVTVTSNAEGQPTKILTIKGTVLPDPVKS from the coding sequence ATGAAAAAAATAATCTTATTCGCTATGTTAGCTGTAGCTGGTATCACAGCTACTAATGCACAAACAACTAAAAAAGCTAAAGCTGAGAAAGTTGCTAAAGTTGAAGGAGCTGGAATGCTTTTCGAAACAGAAACTATTGATTACGGAACTATCGCACACAATGCTGATGGAAAACGTGAATTCGTTTTTGTTAACAATGGTACAAAACCATTAATTATCACTAACACTCAAGGATCTTGTGGATGTACTGTTCCAACTACTCCAAAAGAACCAATCGCTCCAGGAGCTAAAGGTGTTATTGGTGTAAAATACGCTACTGACAGAGTTGGTGCTTTTACAAAAACTGTAACTGTAACTTCTAACGCAGAAGGGCAACCAACAAAAATCCTTACTATTAAAGGTACAGTTTTACCAGATCCAGTAAAAAGCTAA
- a CDS encoding RNA methyltransferase: protein MRKLENSELDRKSIEDFKKSEKTPLILVLDDIRSLHNIGSVFRTADAFLIEKIILCGITATPPNKEIHKTALGATETVAWEHHESVLEVIENLKKENVLTMAIEQVESAVFLQDFKIKKDQKYALVFGNEVYGVSQEAVAICDGCIEIPQLGTKHSLNISVSAGIVVWDLFQKINWP from the coding sequence ATGAGAAAACTCGAAAACAGCGAACTAGACCGTAAATCAATTGAAGATTTTAAAAAATCGGAGAAAACCCCTTTAATATTAGTTTTAGACGATATTCGAAGTCTGCATAATATTGGTTCTGTTTTTAGAACTGCTGATGCGTTTTTGATTGAAAAAATAATTCTTTGCGGTATTACAGCAACTCCTCCAAATAAAGAAATTCATAAAACTGCTCTTGGCGCGACTGAAACTGTTGCTTGGGAACATCACGAAAGTGTTCTGGAAGTTATCGAAAACTTAAAGAAAGAAAATGTATTAACAATGGCTATCGAACAAGTTGAAAGTGCTGTCTTTCTTCAAGATTTTAAAATTAAAAAAGATCAGAAATACGCCTTAGTTTTCGGAAATGAAGTTTATGGCGTTTCTCAAGAAGCTGTCGCAATCTGTGACGGATGTATTGAGATTCCACAATTAGGAACAAAACACTCTCTTAATATTTCTGTAAGTGCCGGAATTGTGGTTTGGGATTTGTTTCAAAAAATAAACTGGCCTTAA